The genomic region GTTCGTCCACGGTGATCGAACCACGCTCGTCGCCCTTGCTCTCGGCGCTGGTCACCGACTGGAACAGCTTGGCGATATCGGCGGCCTTGGCGTAGTTGACCTGCAGCAGCTCACGACGCAGTGGCGCAAGCTCTGCGATCTGCTTCTGCGACTCCAGTTCCTGGCGCTCACGCGCAGCGATCTCGTCCGCCGGCGCCACCAACAGCACGTTGCCGATCTTGCGCTTGTCCAGGCCCTTGGTCTTGAGCACCAGGTCCAATGCCTGGTCCCACGGCACGTTTTGCAGGCGCAGGGTGATCCCGCCTTGCACCGTGTCGCTGGCCACCAGGTTCAGGTTGGTAAAATCGGCGATCAGTTGCAGAACCGAACGCACATCGATGTCCTGGAAGTTCAGCGAGAGTTTTTCACCGGTGTAGACAAAGCGCTCGGCGTTACGTCGCTGCAGGTCATCGACGGTCAGCGGACGGACACTGATGGTCAGTTTGTTGTCGGTCTGGTAGGTCGAATAATCGAAGGCACCACTCGGCTCGATGGAGATGCTTGCCCGGTCGGCAGACGCCGTGGCGTTGACGTATTGCACCGGCGTGGCGAAATCCTTCACATCCAGGCGCACGCGCAGGGATTCCGGCAGCTGGGTACGCGGAAACTCCACGCTGATCTTGCCGCCCTTTTCCTGCACATCCGGACTGATGGAGGGATCGGAAAGCTCGATCACCACATCGCCTTCGCCCTGCTCGCCGCGCTGGAAGTCAACGCTGCGAATGGCCTTGCCAACAGGCACGTAGGGTTTGGGCGCCACACGCGCCGGCTGCGCAGCGGTAGCTACCGGCCGTGTACTGGCGACCGGAGTCGCAACGGCGGGTGCAGCGCCCTGACCGACCACCACGAACAGGTTGTTGCCCTCGATCCGCGTGCTGTAGGGCGCCAGCTTGGTCAGGTTGATGATCAGCCGGGTCCGATCCTTGGCCTCCACCACGGTCACGCTACGCGCGTTACCGACACCCAGATCGCTAGTCTTGGTAGCCAGTTGGCTGGCCACCCCGGTCAGGTCCAGCGCAATCCGCGCCGGCTGCTCGGTGGTATAGCCGTGCGGGGCCGCAGGCGGGCTGTCGAAAGCCAGCTTGATCTCGACCCGATCGCCCGGCAGTGCCGCCACGTCGAGGGTCTTGAGATTGGCCGCGAACACCATCGGCGACACCAGCGCCATCCATAGCGAAATGCCGAGGGCGGAAAGGATCCTGTTCATGTCGAATTCCACTATGAGTGCTCTTTCAAGGGGATAGTGCGAGGTCGTTCCAGCCAGCCACCTTCGCCGTCCGGAACGATCTCGACCACTTCGACCTGGGAGTCGGTGATAGCCACGATATGGCCTTCGTTACGCCCCAGGTAATCGCCCACCTTCAATCGATGAACGCCACCGCCACCACGCAACAAGGCGTAGATGCCGCTGGCATTGGAAAGCGTGCCGACCATCTCGAACTGCTCGATATTGAAGCCTTCGAGAAATTGCCTGGTCCGATTCGGGTCCGGCTTGACCTCGCGTGAACCCTTCTGGCGATTGACCAGATCGATCTTGACCGGCGGCTGGAACGGACTACGCAAGGACGAGGCGCTGTAGGTGAACGCCTCGTAGGATTGAAACTTCGGCGTCGGTTCGATGTTGCCGGCCGGCCGCTCGCGCACCTCACGCATATAGGCATCCAGGTCGCCAAAGTCATTGCCACCGCCACAACCGGCCAGCAGCGCAACCAGCAGGCCCACGCACCACCCGCGCAAGCCGGTCATTTCTGCAGCCCCTTGTCGTTGTAGCGATAGGTCTTGGCGAGAATGCTCATGCGCAGCTTGTTGCCGTTGCCGGGGGTCACCGGATTGATCTCGAAGTCATGCAGGGTGACGATCCGCGGCAGGCTGGCCACGCCACTGACAAAGGTGGCGAGGTCGTGATAGGCACCGGTGACGGTGATCTGGATCGGCAGCTCGATATAGAACTGCTGCGCCACTTCGGGCAACAGCTTGATTTCCTCGAACTCCAGCCCGCTGCCGAGCCCGGTGCGCGTGATGTCTTCAAGCAGCCCGGGCACCTCGGTATCGCTGGGCAGTTGCTTGAGCAAGGCGCCGAACGAAGCCTCCATGTCGAGCATCTGCTGGGTGTAGGCCTCCAGGTTCGCCGCCAGGTGGGCCTTGGTCGCGAATTGCTCCTTCAGGGTGACCTCGGTGGCTCGCTGCTGATCGAGTTGATCGGTCAGGTCCTTGATGTAGAAGTTGTAGCCCAGCGCCAGCACCAACA from Pseudomonas asplenii harbors:
- the pilO gene encoding type 4a pilus biogenesis protein PilO, whose protein sequence is MNVSEWLENLRKIDLADLDMQNIGSWPAAVKGACGFIVAVLVLALGYNFYIKDLTDQLDQQRATEVTLKEQFATKAHLAANLEAYTQQMLDMEASFGALLKQLPSDTEVPGLLEDITRTGLGSGLEFEEIKLLPEVAQQFYIELPIQITVTGAYHDLATFVSGVASLPRIVTLHDFEINPVTPGNGNKLRMSILAKTYRYNDKGLQK
- the pilQ gene encoding type IV pilus secretin PilQ family protein, which gives rise to MNRILSALGISLWMALVSPMVFAANLKTLDVAALPGDRVEIKLAFDSPPAAPHGYTTEQPARIALDLTGVASQLATKTSDLGVGNARSVTVVEAKDRTRLIINLTKLAPYSTRIEGNNLFVVVGQGAAPAVATPVASTRPVATAAQPARVAPKPYVPVGKAIRSVDFQRGEQGEGDVVIELSDPSISPDVQEKGGKISVEFPRTQLPESLRVRLDVKDFATPVQYVNATASADRASISIEPSGAFDYSTYQTDNKLTISVRPLTVDDLQRRNAERFVYTGEKLSLNFQDIDVRSVLQLIADFTNLNLVASDTVQGGITLRLQNVPWDQALDLVLKTKGLDKRKIGNVLLVAPADEIAARERQELESQKQIAELAPLRRELLQVNYAKAADIAKLFQSVTSAESKGDERGSITVDERTNNIIAYQTQERLDELRRIVAQLDIPVRQVMIEARIVEANVGYDKQLGARWGGSISGGNWKTNGGSRTLSSSTGQSTSTPFVDLGATSATSGIGIGFVTDNTILDLELSAMEKTGNGEVVSQPKVVTSDKETAKILKGTEIPYQESSSSGATSVSFKEASLSLEVTPQITPDNRIIMEVKVTKDEPDYQNVLNNVPPIKKNEVNAKVLVNDGETVVIGGVFSNTQSKTEEKVPFLGDVPYVGRLFRRDIVSEAKSELLVFLTPRIMNNQAIAVSR
- the pilP gene encoding type 4a pilus biogenesis lipoprotein PilP, encoding MTGLRGWCVGLLVALLAGCGGGNDFGDLDAYMREVRERPAGNIEPTPKFQSYEAFTYSASSLRSPFQPPVKIDLVNRQKGSREVKPDPNRTRQFLEGFNIEQFEMVGTLSNASGIYALLRGGGGVHRLKVGDYLGRNEGHIVAITDSQVEVVEIVPDGEGGWLERPRTIPLKEHS